The proteins below come from a single Chiloscyllium punctatum isolate Juve2018m chromosome 18, sChiPun1.3, whole genome shotgun sequence genomic window:
- the LOC140489289 gene encoding uncharacterized protein: MSLGKLPVLKNLVSNSHSKRRFKSELTPDMISSPLDDFRHTMHVGRGGDVFGDTSFLSDHGGEKARETAKSNPLVRALRNVRKSPMRSRNSSREMSPPPAVSPIIKNAVSLPHLLETKNGSVERLNFKSVVSSPGVMDGSYGLESGFCTLPRWSRLDKPKESPAAAQSEKRMDNLDTADFELPRNDSLLSFSLDLGPSLMAEVLGVMAKESPESSAKAWSPVRFDLGGSFPQGNDSSHGKGERGLSVAARKGTYQQKGGADLHPEDLNGLGGPQDFTSERHVLRHCGGAISYPDSNGARGTRGGGGAISYPDSNDARGTRGGAGGSLRAGTRQLAPREAVGAREGSPPTDSVAPGRHFVAVPSTESWRCRAAEEEEEEDSINSSSSSPGSWRKPSPSTGQRVPADGEERGEVYGEEYRQGIAFSPLKTEAFAFADEDDEIRV, from the exons ATGAGTTTAGGGAAGTTGCCGGTCCTCAAGAACCTGGTCTCCAACTCTCATAGCAAGCGTAGGTTCAAGTCCGAGCTGACCCCTGACATGATTAGCTCGCCATTGGACGACTTCCGTCACACAATGCACGTAGGCCGAGGTGGAGATGTGTTTGGTGACACTTCCTTCCTCAGTGACCATGGAGGGGAGAAGGCGCGTGAGACTGCTAAGTCCAACCCACTCGTCCGAGCGCTGAGGAACGTCAGGAAGTCACCGATGAGGAGCCGCAATAGTAGCCGAGAGATGTCGCCTCCACCAGCAGTGTCCCCAATCATTAAGAATGCTGTCTCCCTGCCACATCTGTTAGAGACAAAGAATGGGTCAGTGGAGCGACTGAATTTCAAAAGCGTGGTGTCAAGTCCAGGAGTGATGGATGGATCATATG GGTTGGAATCGGGATTCTGCACCCTTCCGAGGTGGTCCAGGTTGGACAAGCCGAAGGAGAGCCCCGCCGCGGCACAATCGGAGAAACGGATGGACAACTTGGACACGGCGGACTTCGAGCTTCCCCGCAACGACTCCTTGCTGTCCTTCAGCTTGGACCTGGGGCCATCCCTGATGGCCGAGGTGCTGGGGGTCATGGCCAAGGAGAGCCCCGAGAGCTCAGCAAAGGCCTGGTCTCCGGTGAGATTTGACCTGGGGGGTTCTTTCCCTCAGGGAAACGACAGCTCTCacgggaagggggagaggggcttGTCAGTCGCGGCACGGAAGGGAACTTACCAGCAGAAGGGCGGTGCGGACCTGCACCCCGAGGATCTGAACGGCTTGGGGGGGCCGCAGGACTTTACCTCGGAGCGCCATGTCCTCCGGCATTGCGGCGGCGCCATCAGTTATCCGGATTCAAACGGCGCTCGCGGCACGAGGGGCGGCGGCGGCGCCATCAGTTATCCGGATTCAAACGACGCTCGCGGCACGAGGGGCGGCGCCGGCGGCAGCCTCCGAGCGGGCACGCGGCAGCTCGCGCCGAGGGAGGCGGTTGGCGCTCGCGAGGGCAGCCCGCCAACGGACAGCGTCGCCCCCGGCCGCCATTTTGTCGCCGTGCCGTCGACGGAATCGTGGCGGTGCCGGGCCgccgaggaggaggaggaggaggacagcATTAACAGCAGCAGTAGCAGCCCGGGCAGCTGGAGGAAGCCGTCGCCGTCGACCGGGCAACGTGTGCCAGCGGACGGCGAGGAGAGAGGTGAGGTGTACGGGGAGGAGTACAGACAGGGAATAGCCTTCAGCCCCCTGAAGACTGAGGCCTTTGCCTTTGCGGATGAAGATGATGAGATCCGGGTTTAG